GGTACGGGAGATGCCTCCCCAAACCGCTAAACGACTCGGAATAAATCCCGGCGAGCGTGTAGCTGTAGACATTTTTCAGTCCTGCAGAGCGTGCTCAGCTTGCGAAGAGGGCGACTTCCGGCACTGCCGAACTCACGGACTCCTAGACAGCTACGGTTTCATTTCCATCACGAAACCTCCTTCGCTTTGGGGAGGATATTCCCGGTTCGTATACCTGAGCGAAGACGCCGTCGTTCATCGGGTTCCCGCCTCCGTCGATCCTGTAGTGGCGACTCTTTTTAATCCTCTAGGGGCTGGAATTAGATGGGCAGTGAAAGTGCCCCGACTTGAACCCGGAGAAACTGTAGCTATCTTGGGGCCAGGTATAAGGGGGATCTCGGCGCTCGCCGCATGCAAATCCGCAGGTGCGGGGTTCGTGCTAGTTACCGGAAAAGGTGAGCGTGACGCGGTTCGGCTCAGAGTAGCCTCGGAGTTTGGAGCCGACGCAATAGTCGACATAGATAGGGACGATCCCGTCAGGGTACTCAAAAAGGAAGCGGGTGGCCTGGCTCACGTTGTCGTCGATGTCACAGCCAAAGCACCCGGTGCTCTCGCCCAGGCAGTAAGCATGTCAGCGCCAGGAGGTCGCATAGTGCTTGCCGG
The sequence above is a segment of the Acidimicrobiia bacterium genome. Coding sequences within it:
- a CDS encoding alcohol dehydrogenase, producing the protein MRVESPARVLVAPRKLDSRTVEADIPETGGLLEVEACGLCGTDHEQYSGALPGPFPFIPGHEIVGTVREMPPQTAKRLGINPGERVAVDIFQSCRACSACEEGDFRHCRTHGLLDSYGFISITKPPSLWGGYSRFVYLSEDAVVHRVPASVDPVVATLFNPLGAGIRWAVKVPRLEPGETVAILGPGIRGISALAACKSAGAGFVLVTGKGERDAVRLRVASEFGADAIVDIDRDDPVRVLKKEAGGLAHVVVDVTAKAPGALAQAVSMSAPGGRIVLAGTKGSADTPGFIPDMVIYKELTIIGALGVDSASYEEALRLIASRHYPFEDLPRQVVGLEGAEEILRTMGGETHLEPPLHAVIAPQD